In a genomic window of candidate division WOR-3 bacterium:
- a CDS encoding PLD nuclease N-terminal domain-containing protein, which yields MKELVGLFALSSLGWLWLPLILICITVVIAAKVLWIWMLIDVLIHETDESNMRLLWTLVIIFTHWLGALIYLLVRRPERIRKLGK from the coding sequence ATGAAAGAACTTGTCGGGTTGTTTGCGCTCAGTTCGCTGGGCTGGCTCTGGTTACCCCTGATTCTAATCTGCATCACCGTTGTAATCGCAGCCAAGGTTCTTTGGATCTGGATGCTGATCGATGTCCTGATTCACGAAACTGACGAAAGCAATATGCGTCTACTCTGGACACTGGTCATCATTTTCACTCACTGGCTGGGCGCACTCATCTATCTACTTGTCCGGCGACCCGAACGCATCCGTAAACTGGGAAAATAG
- a CDS encoding PLDc N-terminal domain-containing protein, with protein sequence MNCTPYPWCTFGPLHNFRWGTPLGWLISLSLFVFWGWTLIDILTKETDEKGQRALWAIAVLFTYVIGAVLYHVVRRTERIKTLGH encoded by the coding sequence ATGAACTGTACCCCTTACCCTTGGTGCACCTTTGGTCCTTTGCATAATTTTCGGTGGGGTACTCCCCTCGGCTGGCTCATATCCCTCAGTTTATTCGTTTTCTGGGGATGGACGCTGATTGACATCCTAACTAAAGAAACTGATGAAAAAGGACAGCGGGCTCTCTGGGCAATCGCAGTCTTATTCACTTATGTTATCGGTGCCGTACTCTATCATGTCGTCCGCCGAACCGAACGAATAAAGACACTGGGACATTAA